A part of Setaria viridis chromosome 8, Setaria_viridis_v4.0, whole genome shotgun sequence genomic DNA contains:
- the LOC140220021 gene encoding tubulin-folding cofactor A-like, with product MATLRNLKIKTSTCKRIVKELRSYEKEVEKEAAKTADMKEKGADPYDLKQQENVLAESRMMVPDCHKRLETALADLKATLAELKEANEQGAEIGEAESTIMEVEAVVKPTE from the exons ATGGCCACCCTGAGGAACTTGAAGATCAAGACGTCGACGTGCAAGAGGATCGTCAAGGAGCTGCGCTCGTACGAGAAGGAGGTGGAGAAGGAGGCGGCCAAGACCGCCGACATGAAGGAGAAGGGCGCCGATCCTTACGATCTCAAGCAGCAG GAGAATGTTTTAGCTGAGTCGAGGATGATGGTTCCAGACTGCCACAAGCGACTTGAGACTGCACTGGCAGACTTGAAAGCAACACTG GCTGAACTGAAGGAGGCAAATGAACAAGGTGCTGAGATTGGAGAAGCTGAGAGCACTATCATGGAGGTTGAAGCTGTGGTCAAGCCAACAGAATAA